The following proteins are encoded in a genomic region of Brachypodium distachyon strain Bd21 chromosome 1, Brachypodium_distachyon_v3.0, whole genome shotgun sequence:
- the LOC100831982 gene encoding peptide methionine sulfoxide reductase B5 isoform X2: MLWAKSLSRLPGTGEYNKFYGSGVYNCAGCGTPLYKSTTKFDSGCGWPAFFEGLPGAIQRTPDPDGRRVEITCTACGGHLGHVFKGEGFKTPTDERHCVNSVSMKFTPAS, from the exons GTTGCCTGGAACAGGCGAGTACAACAAGTTCTACGGTAGTGGGGTGTACAACTGTGCTGGCTGTGGAACGCCCCTGTACAAATCCACCACCAAGTTTGACTCCGGCTGTGGCTGGCCAGCCTTCTTCGAAGGGCTTCCAGGAGCTATACAGCGGACG CCTGACCCTGATGGTAGGAGGGTAGAGATCACATGCACAGCTTGCGGCGGGCATCTGGGCCATGTGTTCAAAGGAGAAGGCTTCAAGACGCCTACCGACGAGCGCCACTGCGTGAACAGCGTTTCGATGAAGTTCACTCCTGCCTCCTGA
- the LOC100845964 gene encoding uncharacterized protein LOC100845964 isoform X2, with translation MKYKKGDGADQPNDDGGMNGSRDAPPSIELDIIQHHGGGGGGLGSGGGGSTSFFEPTWREDTPVSGGSGQGCSSGRRGGREPPEKRLTLFALRLAVLEKAASGLGTLAFAWATVVLLGGFASDLTNTDFWCVTVILVGEGARVFSRSHELEWQHHATLTSTAGGALRSSSRVIRRFVHALAAPDDTRARAAQFQRQVVLLMKQRTWHAPDVSLLPYTGWVFLSKRIGRVLNWLQVLSASACVALSVMRLWKHDYFGAGAENKKDNMRPALLLFYTVALVEASLFLLEKLYWIWKVSVCKLLDQVSADCDLGAYGLVSLKRFFYDAYSRCISGSIFDGIKMDLVTFAEELILSDFLDEQLIGVRILQRFANSKSGSAGDTLRKVGTNPRSIERVVEMLNWKRPEEEEVRWCAAEVVSKLAGKRQNALRVSGIPGAIESVMSLLYTGRGAPASAGDPQALAAGAHGRSYDYLQFNLLGLRILKKLSRDHDNCGKIGNARGLLARIIGFTHASQPLLRNPLAPDSQVRAVKRALQVVKMLVYTTGATGKALRRDVAENVFTVSNLRGILQHGQQHMDLQKLAMDILTGLAMDDRAKEMIVSTGGVVKLLLSIFAVNVNADECELGREAAETLAMLALESEAGCSAILKRDDVLDQLVSALDDKDVRSLNAARVLRSLCAYSGDEHRTRLSAVTKAMPAVLRGTMTGSDKTLEVCVGLTTQICRFIDGERFADELRAAGLDERAYVERLVSILRQYRYPEIRVPRMRRFLVQQAVWLVTSSSSALYAGLLRELGMERLLESVADTTSELECYHVFSGSVAIGKHRENFSAIVESALQLISGGDAAAAAAGGSWTE, from the exons ATGAAGTACAAGAAGGGCGACGGTGCCGACCAGCCCAACGACGACGGCGGGATGAACGGGAGCCGCGACGCGCCGCCCAGCATCGAGCTGGACATCATCCAGCAccacggcggtggcggcggcggcctcggcagtggcggcggcgggtcgaCGTCCTTCTTCGAGCCGACGTGGCGCGAGGACACGCCGgtcagcggcggcagcgggcaAGGATGCAGCTCGGGCAGGAGAGGCGGGCGCGAGCCCCCGGAGAAGCGGCTGACCCTGTTCGCGCTCCGGCTGGCCGTCCTGGAGAAGGCGGCGAGCGGGCTCGGGACGCTGGCCTTCGCGTGGGCCACCGTGGTGCTGCTGGGCGGCTTCGCCAGCGACCTCACAAACACCGACTTCTGGTGCGTGACCGTGATCCTGGTGGGCGAGGGCGCGCGCGTCTTCAGCCGCAGCCACGAGCTGGAGTGGCAGCACCACGCCACCCTCACCTCCACCGCCGGTGGCGCGCTGCGCTCCAGCTCCCGCGTCATCCGCCGCTTCGTGCACGCCCTCGCCGCCCCAGACGACACGCGCGCCAGGGCGGCGCAGTTCCAGCGCCAGGTGGTGCTCCTCATGAAGCAGCGGACCTGGCACGCGCCCGACGTGTCCCTGCTCCCTTACACCGGCTGGGTGTTCCTGTCCAAGAGGATCGGCAGGGTGCTAAACTGGCTCCAGGTGCTCTCGGCGTCCGCCTGCGTCGCGCTCTCCGTGATGCGCCTCTGGAAGCACGACTActtcggcgccggcgccgagaaCAAGAAAGACAACATGCGGCCGGCGCTCCTGCTCTTCTACACCGTGGCGCTGGTGGAGGCGTCGCTGTTCCTGCTCGAGAAGCTCTACTGGATCTGGAAGGTCTCCGTCTGCAAGCTGCTCGACCAGGTGAGCGCCGACTGCGACCTCGGCGCCTACGGGCTCGTGTCGCTCAAGCGCTTCTTCTACGACGCCTACTCGCGGTGCATCTCCGGGAGCATCTTTGACGGCATCAAGATGGACCTCGTCACCTTCGCCGAGGAGCTCATCCTGTCCGACTTCCTGGACGAGCAGCTCATCGGGGTGCGCATCCTCCAGCGGTTCGCCAACAGCAAAAGCGGCTCCGCGGGGGACACGCTGCGCAAGGTCGGCACCAACCCGCGCTCCATCGAGCGGGTCGTCGAGATGCTCAACTGGAAGCgccccgaggaggaggaggtgcgcTGGTGCGCGGCCGAGGTCGTGTCCAAGCTCGCGGGCAAGCGCCAGAACGCGCTGCGCGTGTCGGGCATCCCGGGCGCCATCGAGTCCGTCATGTCCCTGCTCTACACAGGCCGGGGCGCGCCCGCGTCCGCCGGGGACCCGCAGGCGCTCGCCGCGGGAGCGCACGGACGGAGCTACGACTACCTGCAGTTCAACCTGCTGGGCCTAAGGATACTCAAAAAGCTGTCGAGGGACCACGACAACTGCGGCAAGATCGGCAACGCGCGCGGCCTGCTCGCCAGGATCATCGGCTTCACGCACGCCTCGCAGCCCCTGCTCCGCAACCCGCTGGCGCCGGACTCCCAGGTGCGCGCCGTGAAGCGCGCGCTCCAGGTGGTGAAGATGCTGGTGTACACGACGGGGGCCACGGGGAAGGCGCTCCGGCGGGACGTCGCGGAGAACGTGTTCACGGTGAGCAACCTCCGCGGGATCCTGCAGCACGGGCAGCAGCACATGGACCTGCAGAAGCTGGCCATGGACATCCTCACGGGGCTGGCCATGGACGACAGGGCCAAGGAGATGATCGTGAGCACCGGAGGCGTCGTCAAGCTGCTGCTGTCGATATTCGCCGTCAACGTCAACGCCGACGAGTGCGAGCTTGGGCGCGAGGCCGCCGAGACGCTGGCGATGCTGGCCTTGGAGAGCGAGGCCGGCTGCTCGGCCATCCTCAAGAGGGACGACGTGCTCGATCAGCTCGTGTCGGCGTTGGATGACAAGGATGTTCGATCTCTCAACGCCGCGAGGGTGCTGCGGAGTCTGTGCGCCTACTCGGGGGATGAGCATCGGACGCGCCTCAGCGCGGTCACCAAGGCTATGCCGGCG GTACTGAGAGGCACCATGACCGGAAGCGACAAGACCCTCGAGGTGTGCGTCGGCCTGACGACGCAGATATGCAGGTTCATCGACGGCGAGCGGTTCGCGGACGAGCTGCGTGCCGCCGGCCTGGACGAGCGGGCCTACGTGGAGCGGCTGGTCAGCATCCTGCGGCAGTATCGGTACCCGGAGATCAGGGTGCCCCGGATGCGGCGGTTCCTGGTGCAGCAGGCCGTGTGGCTCGTGACGAGCTCGTCTTCCGCACTCTACGCGGGGCTGCTCCGGGAGCTCGGGATGGAGCGGCTGCTCGAGTCCGTCGCCGACACCACGTCCGAGCTCGAGTGCTACCACGTCTTCTCCGGCAGCGTGGCCATCGGCAAGCACCGCGAGAACTTCTCCGCCATCGTGGAGTCTGCGCTCCAGCTCATCTCCGGAGGggacgctgctgctgctgctgctggaggatCGTGGACCGAGTGA
- the LOC100837298 gene encoding sugar transporter ERD6-like 16 has product MGIVRPADDVESGVVGAGGGGGEVTAPLLLRDHKDDAAAVEDAKIQVDEKVDSCGGGPEGSIWMVLLSTAVAVCGSFEFGTCVGYSAPTQSGIVDEVGLSISEFAIFGSVLTIGAMIGAVTSGRLADFVGRKMTMRISATICIFGWLSIYFAKGATMLYFGRTLLGYSTGVLSYVVPVFIAEIAPKNLRGGLATSNQLLICSGSSATYITGALVAWRNLVLVGILPCVLLLAGLFFIPESPRWLANVGREKEFHTSLQKLRGEKADISEEAIEIKEHIESVQSFPKARVQELFLSKNIYAVIVGVGLMIFQQLGGINGVGFYASYIFTSAGFSGKLGTILIGIIQIPITLFGAILMDRSGRRVLLMVSASGTFLGCFMTGISFYLKAHGLFLEWVPALAVSGILVYIGAYSIGMGPVPWVIMSEIFSIKMKAIGGSLVTLVSWFGSFVISYSFSFLMDWSSAGTFFMFSAASMLTILFVVRLVPETKGRTLEEIQDSLNSRR; this is encoded by the exons ATGGGGATAGTGAGGCCTGCGGATGATGTGGAAAGCGGGGTGGTGGGtgccgggggcggcggcggcgaggtgacGGCGCCGCTCCTACTCCGGGATCACAAGGAtgatgcggcggcggtggaggatgCCAAGATCCAGGTGGACGAGAAGGTGGATTCGTGCGGAGGCGGCCCGGAAGGGTCCATCTGGATGGTTCTGCTCAGCACCGCGGTGGCCGTGTGCGGCTCCTTCGAGTTCGGAACCTGT GTTGGTTATTCTGCACCAACTCAGTCAGGAATAGTGGATGAAGTCGGACTGTCCATCTCTGAg TTCGCTATCTTTGGATCTGTATTGACGATTGGGGCAATGATTGGTGCTGTTACTAGTGGGCGTTTAGCGGACTTTGTTGGACGTAAAATG ACCATGCGGATATCAGCTACTATTTGCATTTTTGGTTGGCTGTCTATATATTTTGCTAAG GGTGCTACTATGCTCTACTTTGGAAGAACCTTGCTGGGCTATAGCACTGGAGTTCTTTCTTATGTG GTGCCTGTGTTCATAGCTGAGATAGCACCAAAGAATCTCAGAGGAGGCCTTGCAACTTCAAACCAG TTGTTGATCTGTTCTGGGAGTTCAGCTACTTACATAACAGGGGCGCTGGTTGCATGGCGCAATTTGGTATTAGTTG GTATATTGCCATGTGTTCTCCTCTTAGCAGGTCTCTTCTTCATTCCAGAATCACCGAGATGGCTG GCTAATGTTGGAAGGGAGAAAGAATTTCACACCTCATTGCAGAAGCTTCGTGGAGAGAAAGCTGACATATCTGAAGAGGCCATTGAGATAAAA GAGCATATTGAATCAGTGCAGAGCTTCCCAAAGGCCAGGGTTCAAGAATTGTTTCTgagcaaaaatatatatgctgTCATT GTGGGCGTTGGCTTGATGATCTTCCAGCAACTGGGAGGGATAAATGGTGTAGGATTCTATGCGAGCTATATCTTTACTTCTGCGG GATTTTCTGGAAAACTTGGAACCATCTTGATTGGCATTATTCAG ATTCCCATTACATTGTTTGGCGCCATCCTCATGGATCGGAGTGGAAGAAGGGTTCTTCTAATG GTATCCGCATCTGGAACGTTCCTGGGCTGCTTTATGACAGGAATATCATTCTACCTAAAG GCGCACGGACTATTCCTAGAATGGGTTCCTGCATTGGCTGTTTCTGGCATACTT GTTTACATAGGTGCATACTCAATTGGAATGGGACCTGTCCCTTGGGTTATCATGTCCGAG ATATTCTCGATTAAGATGAAAGCGATCGGTGGAAGCTTGGTGACACTTGTTAGTTGGTTTGGTTCCTTCGTGATCTCTTACTCTTTCAGCTTCCTAATGGACTGGAGCTCAGCAG GCACGTTCTTTATGTTCTCTGCGGCGAGCATGCTGACTATATTGTTCGTGGTGAGGCTAGTGCCTGAAACCAAAGGCAGAACTCTCGAGGAGATCCAGGACTCGCTGAATTCCAGAAGATAA
- the LOC100831070 gene encoding uncharacterized protein LOC100831070, with amino-acid sequence MLLLRAARAATAASAVAAGARRKPGLLPIAIAGLSSSSGAPSGGRRKKGQRRGEAKPQPQPLPGHAEPPSKKKTNARPAKDRKVRPLEEALRPPSQEIEMRKQQPEKPKRVVRWRCATGCGACCKLDKGPEFPTPDEIFADHPDQLQLYKGMIGPDGWCTNYDKSNRTCNIYQDRPFFCRVEPKVFDEFFGVPRNRFDREACSACVDNIKMVYGEDSAELVNFKHVIKEESKKQEASMSQIKLLDT; translated from the exons atgctgctgctgcgggccGCTagggcggccacggcggcgtcaGCAGTTGCCGCTGGCGCCAGGAGGAAACCCGGTCTTCTACCTATCGCCATCGCCGGCCTCTCCTCCTCATCAGGGGCACCATCGggtgggaggaggaagaagggccagcggcgaggcgaggcCAAGCCCCAACCCCAGCCCTTGCCCGGGCACGCTGAGCCCCCgagcaagaagaagaccaACGCGAGGCCGGCCAAGGACAGGAAGGTTCGCCCACTGGAAGAGGCACTACGGCCACCAAGCCAGGAGATTGAGATGAGGAAGCAGCAACCGGAGAAGCCGAAGCGGGTGGTGCGGTGGCGTTGCGCGACGGGGTGTGGCGCGTGCTGCAAGCTCGACAAGGGCCCCGAATTCCCCACCCCCGACGAGATCTTCGCCGACCACCCCGACCAGCTCCAG CTGTACAAGGGCATGATTGGCCCTGATGGATGGTGCACCAACTACGACAAGTCTAACCGAACCTGCAACATCTACCAAG ACCGGCCATTCTTCTGCAGGGTGGAACCGAAGGTATTCGACGAGTTCTTTGGTGTGCCACGCAACAGATTTGACAGAGAAGCCTGCAG TGCTTGTGTAGATAACATCAAGATGGTGTACGGTGAGGATTCTGCCGAGCTTGTTAATTTCAAGCATGTCATAAAGGAGGAAAGTAAAAAGCAGGAAGCAAGCATGAGCCAAATTAAGTTGTTGGATACCTAG
- the LOC100845964 gene encoding uncharacterized protein LOC100845964 isoform X1: protein MDAYKFAQSVVSFLHQSHTPIFVEKSRTNMPIMSPSSPPRRPDRHQLIMSHFDRVPCPVFLSSLGCGMKYKKGDGADQPNDDGGMNGSRDAPPSIELDIIQHHGGGGGGLGSGGGGSTSFFEPTWREDTPVSGGSGQGCSSGRRGGREPPEKRLTLFALRLAVLEKAASGLGTLAFAWATVVLLGGFASDLTNTDFWCVTVILVGEGARVFSRSHELEWQHHATLTSTAGGALRSSSRVIRRFVHALAAPDDTRARAAQFQRQVVLLMKQRTWHAPDVSLLPYTGWVFLSKRIGRVLNWLQVLSASACVALSVMRLWKHDYFGAGAENKKDNMRPALLLFYTVALVEASLFLLEKLYWIWKVSVCKLLDQVSADCDLGAYGLVSLKRFFYDAYSRCISGSIFDGIKMDLVTFAEELILSDFLDEQLIGVRILQRFANSKSGSAGDTLRKVGTNPRSIERVVEMLNWKRPEEEEVRWCAAEVVSKLAGKRQNALRVSGIPGAIESVMSLLYTGRGAPASAGDPQALAAGAHGRSYDYLQFNLLGLRILKKLSRDHDNCGKIGNARGLLARIIGFTHASQPLLRNPLAPDSQVRAVKRALQVVKMLVYTTGATGKALRRDVAENVFTVSNLRGILQHGQQHMDLQKLAMDILTGLAMDDRAKEMIVSTGGVVKLLLSIFAVNVNADECELGREAAETLAMLALESEAGCSAILKRDDVLDQLVSALDDKDVRSLNAARVLRSLCAYSGDEHRTRLSAVTKAMPAVLRGTMTGSDKTLEVCVGLTTQICRFIDGERFADELRAAGLDERAYVERLVSILRQYRYPEIRVPRMRRFLVQQAVWLVTSSSSALYAGLLRELGMERLLESVADTTSELECYHVFSGSVAIGKHRENFSAIVESALQLISGGDAAAAAAGGSWTE from the exons ATGGACGCATACAAGTTTGCGCAATCCgttgtttctttcttgcaCCAATCACACACGCCCATATTTGTGGAAAAATCGCGGACTAATATGCCGATCATGTCGCCGTCATCGCCACCACGTCGGCCGGACAGACACCAATTAATCATGAGCCACTTCGATCGCGTCCCTTGCCCcgtcttcctctcctctctaG GCTGCGGCATGAAGTACAAGAAGGGCGACGGTGCCGACCAGCCCAACGACGACGGCGGGATGAACGGGAGCCGCGACGCGCCGCCCAGCATCGAGCTGGACATCATCCAGCAccacggcggtggcggcggcggcctcggcagtggcggcggcgggtcgaCGTCCTTCTTCGAGCCGACGTGGCGCGAGGACACGCCGgtcagcggcggcagcgggcaAGGATGCAGCTCGGGCAGGAGAGGCGGGCGCGAGCCCCCGGAGAAGCGGCTGACCCTGTTCGCGCTCCGGCTGGCCGTCCTGGAGAAGGCGGCGAGCGGGCTCGGGACGCTGGCCTTCGCGTGGGCCACCGTGGTGCTGCTGGGCGGCTTCGCCAGCGACCTCACAAACACCGACTTCTGGTGCGTGACCGTGATCCTGGTGGGCGAGGGCGCGCGCGTCTTCAGCCGCAGCCACGAGCTGGAGTGGCAGCACCACGCCACCCTCACCTCCACCGCCGGTGGCGCGCTGCGCTCCAGCTCCCGCGTCATCCGCCGCTTCGTGCACGCCCTCGCCGCCCCAGACGACACGCGCGCCAGGGCGGCGCAGTTCCAGCGCCAGGTGGTGCTCCTCATGAAGCAGCGGACCTGGCACGCGCCCGACGTGTCCCTGCTCCCTTACACCGGCTGGGTGTTCCTGTCCAAGAGGATCGGCAGGGTGCTAAACTGGCTCCAGGTGCTCTCGGCGTCCGCCTGCGTCGCGCTCTCCGTGATGCGCCTCTGGAAGCACGACTActtcggcgccggcgccgagaaCAAGAAAGACAACATGCGGCCGGCGCTCCTGCTCTTCTACACCGTGGCGCTGGTGGAGGCGTCGCTGTTCCTGCTCGAGAAGCTCTACTGGATCTGGAAGGTCTCCGTCTGCAAGCTGCTCGACCAGGTGAGCGCCGACTGCGACCTCGGCGCCTACGGGCTCGTGTCGCTCAAGCGCTTCTTCTACGACGCCTACTCGCGGTGCATCTCCGGGAGCATCTTTGACGGCATCAAGATGGACCTCGTCACCTTCGCCGAGGAGCTCATCCTGTCCGACTTCCTGGACGAGCAGCTCATCGGGGTGCGCATCCTCCAGCGGTTCGCCAACAGCAAAAGCGGCTCCGCGGGGGACACGCTGCGCAAGGTCGGCACCAACCCGCGCTCCATCGAGCGGGTCGTCGAGATGCTCAACTGGAAGCgccccgaggaggaggaggtgcgcTGGTGCGCGGCCGAGGTCGTGTCCAAGCTCGCGGGCAAGCGCCAGAACGCGCTGCGCGTGTCGGGCATCCCGGGCGCCATCGAGTCCGTCATGTCCCTGCTCTACACAGGCCGGGGCGCGCCCGCGTCCGCCGGGGACCCGCAGGCGCTCGCCGCGGGAGCGCACGGACGGAGCTACGACTACCTGCAGTTCAACCTGCTGGGCCTAAGGATACTCAAAAAGCTGTCGAGGGACCACGACAACTGCGGCAAGATCGGCAACGCGCGCGGCCTGCTCGCCAGGATCATCGGCTTCACGCACGCCTCGCAGCCCCTGCTCCGCAACCCGCTGGCGCCGGACTCCCAGGTGCGCGCCGTGAAGCGCGCGCTCCAGGTGGTGAAGATGCTGGTGTACACGACGGGGGCCACGGGGAAGGCGCTCCGGCGGGACGTCGCGGAGAACGTGTTCACGGTGAGCAACCTCCGCGGGATCCTGCAGCACGGGCAGCAGCACATGGACCTGCAGAAGCTGGCCATGGACATCCTCACGGGGCTGGCCATGGACGACAGGGCCAAGGAGATGATCGTGAGCACCGGAGGCGTCGTCAAGCTGCTGCTGTCGATATTCGCCGTCAACGTCAACGCCGACGAGTGCGAGCTTGGGCGCGAGGCCGCCGAGACGCTGGCGATGCTGGCCTTGGAGAGCGAGGCCGGCTGCTCGGCCATCCTCAAGAGGGACGACGTGCTCGATCAGCTCGTGTCGGCGTTGGATGACAAGGATGTTCGATCTCTCAACGCCGCGAGGGTGCTGCGGAGTCTGTGCGCCTACTCGGGGGATGAGCATCGGACGCGCCTCAGCGCGGTCACCAAGGCTATGCCGGCG GTACTGAGAGGCACCATGACCGGAAGCGACAAGACCCTCGAGGTGTGCGTCGGCCTGACGACGCAGATATGCAGGTTCATCGACGGCGAGCGGTTCGCGGACGAGCTGCGTGCCGCCGGCCTGGACGAGCGGGCCTACGTGGAGCGGCTGGTCAGCATCCTGCGGCAGTATCGGTACCCGGAGATCAGGGTGCCCCGGATGCGGCGGTTCCTGGTGCAGCAGGCCGTGTGGCTCGTGACGAGCTCGTCTTCCGCACTCTACGCGGGGCTGCTCCGGGAGCTCGGGATGGAGCGGCTGCTCGAGTCCGTCGCCGACACCACGTCCGAGCTCGAGTGCTACCACGTCTTCTCCGGCAGCGTGGCCATCGGCAAGCACCGCGAGAACTTCTCCGCCATCGTGGAGTCTGCGCTCCAGCTCATCTCCGGAGGggacgctgctgctgctgctgctggaggatCGTGGACCGAGTGA
- the LOC100845658 gene encoding sugar transporter ERD6-like 16 → MAAAFTLSTPAALLPRHSAAGPSLSFRLESRRLSRRGQCAATRRDDGCPRRLPAAAVEATCGRTRRATAVAAAQGQAEAENGTEGSLRMVLLSTAVAVCGSFEFGTCVGYSAPAQAGIVSDIGLSNSQYGVFASILAIGAMIGALISGRLADTLGRKMTMRLAAVVGVFGWLTIYLAEGAMMLYFGRVLLGICTGLLSYVVPVFIAEIAPKDLRGGLTTSNQLFICSGCSAAYISGALLSWRSLTLVGLVPCAFLFWGLLFIPESPRWLANTGREKEFRTSLQNLRGENADISDEATEIREYIETVHHLPKARIQDLLQSKNMFAMIVGAGLMIFQQLGGINAIGFYTSYIFSSAGFSGKLGTILIGVIQIPITLFGALLMDRSGRRALLLVSSSGTFLGCFLTGLSFYFKAQGLHTQLVPALALYGILAYYMAYSIGMGPIPWVIMSEIFSIDMKAIAGSLVTLVSWLGSFAISYSFSFLMNWNSAGTFFLFSAASLVTMLFVARLVPETKGTTLEEIQESLMGVGLTD, encoded by the exons ATGGCTGCCGCGTTCACTCTGTCCACCCCTGCGGCGCTCCTCCCCCGTCACTCCGCCGCTggcccctccctctcctttcgCCTCGAAAGCAGGCGCCTGTCGCGGCGCGGGCAGTGCGCCGCCACACGGCGGGATGACGGCTGCCCGCGTCGGTTGCCGGCAGCGGCCGTTGAGGCGACGTGCGGTCGGACAAGGAGAGCcacggccgtggcggcggcccaAGGCCAGGCGGAGGCCGAGAATGGGACCGAGGGATCGCTGCGGATGGTCCTACTCAGCACCGCGGTGGCCGTGTGCGGGTCCTTCGAGTTCGGCACCTGT GTTGGGTATTCTGCGCCGGCTCAAGCTGGAATTGTGAGCGACATTGGACTGTCCAATTCTCAG TATGGTGTGTTTGCATCTATCTTGGCAATTGGTGCAATGATTGGCGCTCTGATTAGTGGGCGTCTTGCAGACACTCTTGGACGCAAAATG ACCATGCGGTTGGCAGCAGTTGTAGGCGTTTTCGGCTGGCTTACTATATACTTAGCTGAG GGTGCAATGATGCTCTACTTTGGAAGAGTCTTGCTGGGCATCTGTACCGGACTTCTGTCCTATGTG GTGCCTGTGTTCATAGCTGAAATAGCACCAAAGGATCTTCGAGGAGGCCTTACAACGTCAAACCAG TTGTTCATTTGTTCAGGGTGTTCAGCTGCTTACATTAGTGGAGCACTGCTTTCATGGCGCTCTTTGACTCTAGTAG GACTAGTCCCTTGCGCTTTCCTCTTTTGGGGGCTTCTCTTCATTCCTGAGTCTCCAAGGTGGCTG GCCAATacagggagagagaaagaatttCGTACTTCACTGCAAAATCTTAGGGGTGAAAATGCTGACATATCTGACGAGGCTACTGAGATTAGA GAGTACATTGAAACAGTTCACCACTTACCTAAGGCCAGGATTCAAGATTTGCTCCAGAGCAAAAATATGTTCGCAATGATT GTGGGTGCTGGTTTGATGATCTTTCAGCAACTGGGTGGAATAAATGCGATAGGCTTCTATACAAGCTACATTTTTTCCTCTGCAG GATTTTCTGGGAAACTTGGCACCATCTTGATTGGCGTTATTCAG ATTCCAATCACATTATTTGGGGCCCTTCTCATGGATAGGAGTGGAAGAAGAGCCCTTTTACTG GTCTCTTCATCTGGAACATTTTTGGGCTGCTTTCTGACTGGGCTATCATTCTACTTTAAG GCACAAGGATTGCACACACAGTTGGTCCCTGCGTTGGCTCTTTATGGCATATTG GCATACTACATGGCATACTCAATTGGAATGGGACCTATTCCTTGGGTTATCATGTCTGAG ATATTTTCAATCGACATGAAAGCAATAGCTGGAAGCTTGGTAACCCTGGTTAGCTGGTTAGGTTCCTTTGCAATTTCATATTCATTCAGCTTCCTAATGAATTGGAATTCTGCAG GCACCTTCTTTTTGTTCTCTGCAGCGAGCCTGGTCACTATGTTGTTCGTGGCAAGGCTAGTGCCAGAAACTAAAGGGACAACACTCGAAGAGATCCAAGAGTCATTAATGGGCGTGGGTTTGACAGATTAA
- the LOC100825339 gene encoding uncharacterized protein LOC100825339, with protein sequence MDGAEGAVGVDQAEGRQPPKTLVDWALEILDTADPDEKARIGDLAAAQWLRGDIPLPYDPAQPPRDPPQRPARSDAVRLLPPSRMPKLGKGGSLQSRLALLHSLAHIESWAVDLSWDIIARFGAQLRMPREFFDDFARVAQDEGRHFAVLSARLRELGSHYGALPGHDGLWDSAMSTSGCLLARLAVEHCVHEARGLDVLPTTISRFRAGGDEQTAKLLEDIIYPEEITHCAAGVRWFRYLCLRRCIDDPIADSVPQFKPQCSKLPEDDTRDGLADKLPQVEDGPAKCKLGNKQDHDEAAVIRTFHSIVREHFRGPLKPPFNTEARKSAGFEPAWYEPLAVKEVEAQTIE encoded by the exons ATGGACGGTGCCGAAGGAGCGGTCGGCGTCGACCAAGCGGAAGGCAGGCAGCCGCCGAAGACGCTGGTTGACTGGGCGCTGGAGATCCTCGACACGGCCGACCCCGACGAGAAGGCCCGCATcggcgacctcgccgccgcccagtgGCTGCGCGGGGACATCCCGCTCCCGTACGACCCGGCGCAGCCCCCGCGCGACCCGCCGCAACGCCCGGCGCGGAGCGATGCGGTGCGGCTGCTCCCGCCTTCCCGGATGCCGAAGCTGGGGAAGGGCGGCAGCCTCCAGAGCCGGCTGGCGCTGCTGCACTCGCTGGCGCACATCGAGAGCTGGGCCGTCGACCTCTCCTGGGACATCATCGCCCGCTTCGGCGCGCAGCTGCGCATGCCCCGCGAGTTCTTTGATGACTTCGCCCGTGTCGCGCAGGACGAGGGGCGGCACTTCGCGGTGCTCTCCGCGCGGCTGCGGGAGCTGGGGTCGCACTACGGCGCGCTTCCTGGACATGATGGTCTCTGGGACTCGGCGATGAGCACGTCGGGCTGCCTCCTCGCTCGCCTCGCCGTCGAGCACTGCGTCCACGAG GCAAGGGGATTGGATGTCCTCCCGACTACCATATCAAGATTCCGTGCTGGTGGGGATGAACAAACGGCCAAACTACTTGAAGATATTATTTATCCTGAAGAGATAACACACTGTGCGGCTGGTGTTAGATGGTTTAGATACTTGTGCCTCCGGCGCTGCATCGATGATCCAATTGCAGATTCAGTTCCTCAGTTCAAACCCCAATGCTCTAAGCTACCAGAAGATGATACTCGTGATGGATTGGCAGACAAGCTGCCACAAGTGGAGGATGGACCGGCAAAATGTAAACTGGGCAACAAACAGGATCACGATGAAGCAGCAGTCATTAGGACATTCCACAGCATCGTAAGGGAGCATTTCCGAGGACCCCTGAAGCCCCCCTTCAACACTGAGGCGAGGAAATCAGCTGGATTTGAGCCTGCCTGGTATGAACCCCTGGCAGTGAAGGAGGTAGAGGCACAAACAATCGAGTAA